TTGCGGGAACCGGGCTCGGGATTCCTTCCTTTTCTGGCTGGATGCTTCATTGCTCTTATGGCCATCCTCATACTCCTGCAATCCTTCACCCCCAAAAAAGAGGCTCGGGCCAAACTCGCCGCCCTCTGGGAAGGGGTGAACTGGCATCGTCCGGTCATCATCAGCCTCTTGATATTGGGCTTTATCCTGGCCCTGGAAAGTCTGGGATTTATTCCTACCAGTTTTTTCCTTCTCCTTATTCTTTTTAGGTGGGTGGAAAAATTTCCCTGGAGGAAAGTCCTTATCGTTCTATTGCTGACCTTAGGCTCTACGTATCTTCTATTTGACATCTTTCTGAAAGCATCCCTGCCGAGAGGGATCCTGGGTTTCTAACTCGAGAGGATTATTTCTCTATGGAGTTTTTCGCCAATTTTATCACTGGATTCAGCGTTGCCTTACAGCCCATCAACCTTATGTTCTGCTTCCTGGGAGTTTTTATCGGAACCCTGATCGGAGTTCTTCCCGGGATCGGTCCGGTGGGCACGATGGCCATCCTCCTTCCGGTGACCTACGGGATTCCCCCCACAACAGCCATCATCATGCTCGCCGGCATCTATTACGGCGCCCAATATGGAGGTTCCACGACCTCGATCCTGGTGAATATTCCCGGCGAGGCGGCCTCGGTTGTTACCACCCTGGACGGTTATCAGATGGCTTTAAAAGGTCGGGCTGGACCAGCCCTG
This portion of the Deltaproteobacteria bacterium genome encodes:
- a CDS encoding tripartite tricarboxylate transporter TctB family protein produces the protein MQAERVGSLFWFAVGLISMYGSTRLGLGTLREPGSGFLPFLAGCFIALMAILILLQSFTPKKEARAKLAALWEGVNWHRPVIISLLILGFILALESLGFIPTSFFLLLILFRWVEKFPWRKVLIVLLLTLGSTYLLFDIFLKASLPRGILGF